A stretch of Porites lutea chromosome 5, jaPorLute2.1, whole genome shotgun sequence DNA encodes these proteins:
- the LOC140937792 gene encoding arylsulfatase B-like has translation MWMSHFALFFSISCALRFTKGIGSSKLPNILLMLADDLGWYDVGFHNPKIQTPHIDKLAKDGVILDNYYVQPVCTPTRGALMTGRYPIHTGLQHDVIHPEDPYGLPLDFDLLPQKLKEVGYSTHLVGKWHLGFYKWPYVPTKRGFDTAYGFWDGAEDHFDHSRDGVVDFRDNLEPVFDLNGTYATNAYVDRVEKILQAHDSSQPLFMYMAFQNVHAPIQAPEKYIKKYDFITNKMRRVHAAMADILDEAVGNITDAFRKAGLWNNTVLIFSTDNGGLPYYGGYNWPLRGEKMTLWEGGVRGIGFVHGNRLARKGVTCKELLHVTDWYPTILGLAGVSENQESPIPLDGFDAWETISLGKPSPRTEILLNIDEPGEVPPGPGILGGYTGIALRMGEMKLLMQVPNVTWFKPPEIGGKPDKELPLDAVLDLPHVDAVDKVVVALYNISADPEERDELSAKLPDVVAKMQMRVNDYRKSSVRPLYKKSDPDALKTARKNGIWGPWRE, from the exons ATGTGGATGTCACATTTCGCGCTGTTCTTCTCGATTTCGTGTGCATTACGTTTTACCAAGGGCATAGGATCTTCCAAACTACCGAATATCCTGTTAATGCTGGCAGATGACCTTGGCTGGTATGATGTCGGGTTCCATAATCCAAAGATACAAACTCCTCACATTGACAAGTTGGCTAAAGACGGAGTCATATTGGACAATTATTATGTACAGCCGGTGTGTACACCCACTCGAGGAGCTTTGATGACTGGAAGATACCCCATTCACACAG GTCTTCAACATGATGTTATTCACCCCGAGGACCCGTATGGACTGCCACTGGACTTTGATCTGTTGCCGCAGAAACTAAAGGAAGTTG GGTATTCCACTCACTTGGTAGGCAAGTGGCATCTTGGTTTCTACAAGTGGCCTTATGTTCCTACGAAAAGAGGTTTTGACACCGCCTACGGATTCTGGGACGGAGCTGAGGATCATTTTGATCACTCACGTGATGGTGTTGTAGACTTTCGGGATAACTTAGAACCAGTCTTCGACTTAAATGGAACGTACGCTACTAACGCCTATGTGGAC CGAGTGGAAAAAATCTTACAAGCTCACGACTCATCTCAGCCATTATTCATGTACATGGCTTTTCAAAACGTTCATGCACCCATCCAAGCACCggaaaaatacataaaaaagtATGACTTTATAACGAACAAGATGAGACGAGTTCATGCAGCCATGGCGGACATTTTGGACGAGGCAGTTGGGAATATAACAGACGCGTTCAGGAAAGCGGG GTTATGGAACAACACCGTCCTTATTTTCAGCACCGATAACGGAGGCCTCCCTTATTACGGAGGATACAATTGGCCTCTTAGAGGAGAAAAAATGACACTCTGGGAGGGAGGGGTACGAGGAATTGGATTCGTGCACGGAAATCGACTGGCAAGAAAGGGGGTGACGTGCAAGGAACTCTTGCACGTGACAGATTGGTATCCCACCATTTTGGGACTCGCTG GAGTATCAGAAAACCAAGAAAGTCCTATTCCACTCGATGGCTTTGATGCGTGGGAAACAATTTCGTTGGGGAAACCTTCCCCGCGCACTGAAATACTACTTAACATCGACGAGCCTGGAGAGGTGCCTCCTGGACCCGGTATCCTAGGTGGTTACACAGGGATCGCTCTCAGAATGGGCGAAATGAAGCTCTTGATGCAGGTGCCAAATGTCACGTGGTTCAAGCCACCCGAGATTGGTGGTAAACCAGACAAGGAACTACCTTTGGATGCAGTGTTAGACCTTCCGCATGTG GACGCGGTTGACAAAGTTGTTGTTGCGCTTTATAACATATCCGCTGACCCAGAAGAACGCGACGAACTGTCTGCAAAGCTCCCGGATGTCGTTGCTAAGATGCAGATGAGGGTGAATGATTATAGGAAGTCTTCTGTGAGGCCACTGTACAAGAAAAGTGATCCTGATGCATTAAAGACTGCAAGGAAAAATGGGATATGGGGCCCTTGGCGCGAATAA